The genomic region CGTTAAACGGACCGCTCCAGCTTAGCCCCCGTTAAACGGACCGCTCCAGCTTAGCCCCCGTTAAACGGACCGCTCCAGCTTAGCCCCCGTTAAACACCGCTCCAGCTTAGCCCCCGTTAAACGGACCGCTCCAGCTTAGCCCCCGTTAAACACCGCTCCAGCTTAGCCCCCGTTAAACGGATGCAGAAGGAATAGACAAATCCAATGAAACAACCCCAagctcaaacacacaatgttgAAAAAGATGTCTTAAATAACACCAGCGCAACGGTGGGACTCATTGGATTAACATTTCTTGCACGTTTTAGTAACTTGGAATAGCAGATCGTGCCTTTGTTAAAGACACTTCCATGAACAAGTGTTGAATCACGTCCAACTACGTTTCCGATTTTAAATGGCTGATACAGATTGTTGAACCAGATATAATCGCGGTTAGCATAGGAGGAGCCAGGTTACAGGGAGCCAGGTTACAAGGAGCCAGGTTACAGGGAGCCAGGTTACAAGGAGCCAGGTTACAGGGAGCCAGGTTACAAGGAGCCAGGTTACAAGGAGTCAGGTTACAGGGAGCCAGGTTACAAGGAGTCAGGTTACAAGGAGCCAGGTTACAGGGAGCCAGGTTACAAGGAGTCAGGTTACAAGGAGTCAGGTTACAGGGAGCCAGGTTACAAGGAGCCAGGTTACAGGGAGCCAGGTTACAAGGAGTCAGGTTACAAGGAGCCAGGTTACAAGGAGCCAGGTTACAAGGAGCCAGGTTATAGGGAGCCAGGTTAAAAGGAGCCAGGTTACAGGGAGCCAGGTTACAGGGAGCCAGGTTACAGGGAGCCAGGTTACAAGGAGTCAGGTTACAAGGAGCCAGGTTACAAGGAGCCAGGTTACAAGGAGCCAGGTTACAAGGAGCCAGGTTACAGGGAGCCAGGTTACAAGGAGCCAGGTTACAGGGAGCCAGGTTACAAGGAGTCAGGTTACAAGGAGCCAGGTTACAAGGAGCCAGGTTACAAGGAGCCAGGTTACAAGGAGCCAGGTTACAAGGAGTCAGGTTACAGGGAGCCAGGTTACACTAACCACTTTAAACTGTGCACTTTTATGtgtatataccctacattactcatctcatatgtatatactgtactctataccatctactgcatcttgcctatgccgttctgtaccatcactcattcatatatctttatgtacatatgctttatccctttacacttgtgtgtataaggtagtagttgtggaattgataggttagattactcgttggttattactgcattgtcggaactagaagcacaagcatttcgctacactcgcattaacatctgctaaccatgtgtatgtgtcaaatacaatttgatttgatttgattacaagGAGCCAGGTTACAGGGAGCCAGGTTACAGGGATCCAGGTTACAAGGAGTCAGGTTACAAGGAGTCAGGTTACAGGGGGCCAGGTTACAAGGAGTCAGGTTACAAGGAGTCAGGTTACAAGGAGCCAGGTTACAAGGAGTCAGGTTACAAGGAGTCAGGTTACAGGGAGCCAGGTTACAAGGAGCCAGGTTACAAGGAGCCAGGTTACAAGGAGTCAGGTTACAAGGAGTCAGGTTACAAGGAGTCAGGTTACAGGGAGCCAGGTTACAAGGAGTCAGGTTACAAGGAGTCAGGTTACAAGGAGTCAGGTTACAAGGAGTCAGGTTACAAGGAGTCAGGTTACAAGGAGTCATGTTACAGGGAGCCAGGTTACAAGGAGTCAGGTTACAAGGAGTCAGGTTACAAGGAGTCAGGTTACAAGGAGTCAGGTTACAAGGAGTCATGTTACAAGGAGTCAGGTTACAGGGAGCCAGGTTACAAGGAGTCAGGTTACAAGGAGTCAGGTTACAAGGAGTCAGGTTACAAGGAGTCAGGTTACAGGGAGTCAGGTTACAAGGAGTCAGGTTACAGGGAGCCAGGTTACAAGGAGTCAGGTTACAAGGAGTCATGTTACAGGGAGCCAGGTTACAAGGAGTCAGGTTACAAGGAGTCAGGTTACAAGGAGTCATGTTACAGGGAGCCAGGTTACAAGGAGTCAGGTTACAAGGAGTCAGGTTACAAGGAGCCAGGTTACAAGGAGTCATGTTACAGGGAGCCAGGTTACAAGGAGTCAGGTTACAAGGAGTCAGGTTACAGGGAGCCAGGTTACAAGGAGTCAGGTTACAAGGAGTCAGGTTACAAGGAGCCAGGTTACAAGGAGTCAGGTTACAAGGAGTCAGGTTACAAGGAGTCAGGTTACAGGGAGCCAGGTTACAAGGAGTCAGGTTACAAGGAGTCAGGTTACAGGGAGCCAGGTTACAAGAAGTCAGGTTACAAGGAGCCAGGTTACAAGGAGTCACGTTACAGTATTTAATCAGAACAGCTAACATGTCATCTTTGATCATTTGAAGAGATATGTTGGACTCTTACCTTCAGAGATATACAGTGACCTCAGAGAGGGGGCAGCTGAGCGGTTCAGCTGGGTCAGTTGGGTCACGGGCACCGGCCGGAGATCCGTCTGGGAGTGGGGGGCTTTCTTCGGGCCGATGGACCCCCTGGGTGTAGCTGTGGTACTGGTTGAGGACAGACTCAGAGCATCTCCCTCCGACTCCCCGTCTGTCCTCCCTGTCTCCACGTCTTCCCTGGAGCTAGACTCTGGGCTGCTGAGGCAGGATGGGACGCTTCCCTTCCCTGGCCCGTTGGAAGAGAGCTGGGAGGGGGAGCGACGGAGACCCAGGGTTGGGCCCTGACCCATCTCTAGCCCCAGGCTGGTCCCCTGACCCATCTCCTGCTTCAGGCTGGTCCCCTGCCCCATCCCATGCTTCAGGCTGGTCCCCTGACCATTCCCCTGCTCCAGGCTCGTCCCCTGCCCCATCCCCAGCCACTGGCTCGTCCCCTGCCCCATCCCCAACCACAGGCCAGGGGGATGGGAAGCCTTGTCTTTGGGCTGGTGGTGGGAGGAAGTGGCAGTGGTCTTGGAGGAGCTGTTCTGCtcagaggagtgagaggagagggactccatgCTTCCCAAGGGGGTGCTGCCTGGACTGCTGCTGAATGTGTCACCTGTACAAGGACCAGAGAGcaggaacacacagcatcattaaAACCTGCTGAACGTGTCACCTGTTACAAGGACCAGAGAGcaggaacacacagcatcattaaAACCTGCTGAACGTGTCACCTGTTACAAGGACcaggaacacacagcatcattaaCACCTGCTGAACGTGTCACCTGTTACAAGGACCAGAGACcaggaacacacagcatcattaaCACCTGCTGAACGTGTCACCTGTTACAAGGACCAGAGACcaggaacacacagcatcattaaCACCTGCTGACGTGTCACCTGTTACAAGGACCAGAGACcaggaacacacagcatcattaaCACCTGCTGGACGTGTCACCTGTTACAAGGACCAGAGAGCAGGAACACACAGCGTCATTAACACCTGCTGAACGTGTCACCTGTTACAAGGACCAGAGACcaggaacacacagcatcattaaCACCTGCTGGGCGTGTCACCTGTTACAAGGACCAGAGACcaggaacacacagcatcattaaCACCTGCTGAACGTGTCACCTGTTACAAGGCCcaggaacacacagcatcattaaCACCTGCTGAACGTGTCACCTGTTACAAGGACCAGAGACcaggaacacacagcatcattaaCACCTGCTGAACGTGTCACCTGTTACAAGGACcaggaacacacagcatcattaaCACCTGCTGAACGTGTCACCTGTTACAAGGACCAGAGAGcaggaacacacagcatcattaaCACCTGCTGAACGTGTCACCTGTTACAAGGACCAGAGAGcaggaacacacagcatcattaaCACCTGCTGGACGTGTCACCTGTTACAAGGACCAGAGAGcaggaacacacagcatcatAAACACCTGCTGAACGTGTCACCTGTTACAAGGACCAGGAACAGACAGCATCATTAACACCTGCTGAACGTGTCACCTGTTACAAGGACCAGAGACCAGGAACACACAGCGTCATTAACACCTGCTGGAAGTGTCACCTGTTACAAGGACcaggaacacacagcatcattaaCACCTGCTGAACGTGTCACCTGTTACAAGGACCAGAGACcaggaacacacagcatcattaaCACCTGCTGGACGTGTCACCTGTTACAAGGACCAGAGAGcaggaacacacagcatcattaaCACCTGCTGAACGTGTCACCTGTTACAAGGACCAGAGACCAGGAACACACAGCGTCATTAACACCTGCTGGACGTGTCACCTGTTACAAGGACCAGAGAGcaggaacacacagcatcattaaCACCTGCTGAACGTGTCACCTGTTACAAGGACCAGAGACCAGGAACACACAGCGTCATTAACACCTGCTGAACGTGTCACCTGTTACAAGGACcaggaacacacagcatcattaaCACCTGCTGAACGTGTCACCTGTTACAAGGACCAGAGAGcaggaacacacagcatcattaaCACCTGCTGGACGTGTCACCTGTTACAAGGACCAGAGAGcaggaacacacagcatcattaaCACCTGCTGGACGTGTCACCTGTTACAAGGACCAGAGAGcaggaacacacagcatcattaaCACCTGCTGAACGTGTCACCTGTTACAAGGACCAGAGAGcaggaacacacagcatcattaaCACCTGCTGAACGTGTCACCTGTTACAAGGACcaggaacacacagcatcattaaCACCTGCTGAACGTGTCACCTGTTACAAGGACCAGAGACCAGGAACACACAGCGTCATTAACACCTGCTGGACGTGTCACCTGTTACAAGGACCAGAGAGcaggaacacacagcatcattaaCACCTGCTGGGCGTGTCACCTGTTACAAGGACCAGAGACcaggaacacacagcatcattaaCACCTGCTGGAAGTGTCACCTGTTACAAGGACCAGAGACcaggaacacacagcatcattaaCACCTGCTGAACGTGTCACCTGTTACAAGGACCAGAGAGcaggaacacacagcatcattaaCACCTGCTGGACGTGTCACCTGTTACAAGGACCAGAGAGcaggaacacacagcatcattaaCACCTGCTGAACGTGTCACCTGTTACAAGGACCAGAGAGcaggaacacacagcatcattaaCACCTGCTGAACGTGTCACCTGTTACAAGGACcaggaacacacagcatcattaaCACCTGCTGAACGTGTCACCTGTTACAAGGACCAGAGACCAGGAACACACAGCGTCATTAACACCTGCTGGACGTGTCACCTGTTACAAGGACCAGAGAGcaggaacacacagcatcattaaCACCTGCTGGACGTGTCACCTGTTACAAGGACCAGAGAGcaggaacacacagcatcattaaCACCTGCTGGACGTGTCACCTGTTACAAGGACCAGAGAGcaggaacacacagcatcattaaCACCTGCTGGACGTGTCACCTGTTACAAGGACCAGAGAGcaggaacacacagcatcattaaCACCTGCTGGGCGTGTCACCTGTTACAAGGACCAGAGACcaggaacacacagcatcattaaCACCTGCTGGAAGTGTCACCTGTTACAAGGACCAGAGACcaggaacacacagcatcattaaCACCTGCTGAACGTGTCACCTGTTACAAGGACCAGAGAGcaggaacacacagcatcattaaAACCTGCTGAACGTGTCACCTGTTACAAGGACCAGAGAGcaggaacacacagcatcattaaCACCTGCTGAACGTGTCACCTGTTACAAGGACCAGAGAGcaggaacacacagcatcattaaAACCTGCTGAACGTGTCACATGTTACAAGGACCAGAGAGcaggaacacacagcatcattaaCACCTGCTGGACGTGTCACCTGTTACAAGGACCAGAGAGcaggaacacacagcatcattaaCACCTGCTGAACGTGTCACCTGTTACAAGGACcaggaacacacagcatcattaaCACCTGCTGAACGTGTCACCTGTTACAAGGACCAGAGACCAGGAACACACAGCGTCATTAACACCTGCTGGACGTGTCACCTGTTACAAGGACCAGAGAGcaggaacacacagcatcattaaCACCTGCTGGACGTGTCACCTGTTACAAGGACCAGAGAGcaggaacacacagcatcattaaCACCTGCTGGACGTGTCACCTGTTACAAGGACCAGAGAGcaggaacacacagcatcattaaCACCTGCTGGGCGTGTCACCTGTTACAAGGACCAGAGACcaggaacacacagcatcattaaCACCTGCTGGAAGTGTCACCTGTTACAAGGACCAGAGACcaggaacacacagcatcattaaCACCTGCTGAACGTGTCACCTGTTACAAGGACCAGAGAGcaggaacacacagcatcattaaAACCTGCTGAACGTGTCACCTGTTACAAGGACCAGAGAGcaggaacacacagcatcattaaCACCTGCTGAACGTGTCACCTGTTACAAGGACCAGAGAGcaggaacacacagcatcattaaCACCTGCTGAACGTGTCACCTGTTACAAGGACCAGAGAGcaggaacacacagcatcattaaCACCTGCTGAACGTGTCACCTGTTACAAGGACCAGAGAGcaggaacacacagcatcattaaCACCTGCTGAACGTGTCACCTGTTACAAGGACCAGAGACcaggaacacacagcatcattaaAACCTGCTGAATGACCGACTACTGATACAAAACACAGTgaatgcatctcaaatggcatcttattcaatacgtagtgcactacttttgacctgggacCTATGGCACCCtgatccctatatagtgcactacttttgacctgggacCTATGGCACCCtgatccctatatagtgcactacttttgacctgggacCGATGGCACCCtgatccctatgtagtgcactacttttgacctgggacCTATGGCACCCtgatccctatatagtgcactacttttgacctgggacCTATGGCACCCtgatccctatatagtgcactacttttgacctgggacCGATGGCACCCtgatccctatatagtgcactacttttgacctgggacCTATGGCACCCtgatccctatatagtgcactacttttgaccagggacctatGGCACCctgctccctatatagtgcactacttttgaccagggacctatGGCACCctgctccctatatagtgcactacttttgaccagggacctatGGGCCAGTTGGGATGCAGACAGTATTATTACTACTGTGGCTAAATGTAGTAGCACTACCACTACAGTAGCAAAGAGAATAGCGTTACTGGCTACGTCCTGTTTAGTATTCTCTGATGGTGCCCTGGTCGATGAAGAGATAATACACAAACAAACAGCTCATTGGGAATATGTAATGAATGCTGCAGCAGGGCCAGATTAGCTAGCAGAGTGATATGGGACCCTATTCGAGGGGAATATCTAATGAATGCTCCAGCAGGGCCAGATTAGCTAGCAGAGTGATATGACCTCCTATTCCAGGGGAATATGTAATGAACGCTGCAGCAGGGCCAGATTAGCTAGCAGAGTGATATGACCCCTATTCCAGGGGAATATGTAATGAACGCTACAGCAGGGTCAGATTAGCTAGCAGAGTGATATGGGACCCTAATCCAGGGGAATATGTAATGAACGCTCCAGCAGGGCCAGATTAGCTAGCAGAGTGATATGACCTCCTATTCCAGGGGAATATGTAATGAATTCTGCAGCAGGGCCAGATTAGCTAGCAGAGTGATATGACCCCCTATTCCAGGGGAATATGTAATGAACGCTGCAGCAGGGCCAGATTAGCTAGCAGAGTGATATGACCTCCTATTCCAGGGGAATATGTAATGAACGCTGCAGCAGGGCCAGATTAGCTAGCAGAGTGATATGACCCCCTAATCCAGGGGAATATGTAATGAACGCTGCAGCAGGGCCAGATTAGCTAGCAGAGTGATATGACCCCCTAATCCAGGGGAATATGTAATGAACGCTGCAGCAGGGCCAGATTAGCTAGCAGAGTGATATGACCCCCTAATCCAGGGGAATATGTAATGAATGCTGCAGCAGGGCCAGATTAGCTAGCAGAGTGATATGACCTCCTATTCCAGGGGAATATGTAATGAACGCTGCAGCAGGGCCAGATTAGCTAGCAGAGTGATATGACCTCCTATTCCAGGGGAATATGTAATGAACGCTGCAGCAGGGCCAGATTAGCTAGCAGAGTGATATGGGACCCTATTCCAGGGGAATATGTAATGAATGCTGCAGCAGGGCCAGATTAGCTAGCAGAGTGATATGACCTCTATTCCAGGGGAATATGTAAAGAAACGCCACAGCAGGGTCAGATTAGCTAGCAGAGTGATATGGGACCCTAATCCAGGGGAATATGTAATGAACGCTCCAGCAGGGCCAGATTAGCTAGCAGAGTGATATGACCTCCTATTCCAGGGGAATATCTAATGAATGCTGCAGCAGGGCCAGATTAGCTAGCAGAGTGATATGACCCCTATTCCAGGGGAATATGTAATGAACGCTGCAGCAGGGCCAGATTAGCTAGCAGAGTGATATGACCCCTATTCCAGGGGAATATGTAATGAACGCTGCAGCAGGGCCAGATTAGCTAGCAGAGTGATATGACCCCTATTCCAGGGGAATATGTAATGAACGCTACAGCAGGGTCAGATTAGCTAGCAGAGTGATATGGGACCCTAATCCAGGGGAATATGTAATGAACGCTCCAGCAGGGCCAGATTAGCTAGCAGAGTGATATGACCTCCTATTCCAGGGGAATATGTAATGAATTCTGCAGCAGGGCCAGATTAGCTAGCAGAGTGATATGGGACCCTAATCCAGGGGAATATGTAATGAACGCTGCAGCAGGGCCAGATTAGCTAGCAGAGTGATATGACCCCTATTCCAGGGGAATATGTAATGAACGCTACAGCAGGGCCAGATTAGCTAGCAGAGTGATATGACCCCTATTCCAGGGGAATATGTAATGAACGCTGCAGCAGGGCCAGATTAGCTAGCAGAGTGATATGACCTCCTATTCCAGGGGAATATGTAATGAACGCTGCAGCAGGGCCAGATTAGCTAGCAGAGTGATATGACCCCTATTCCAGGGGAATATGTAATGAACGCTGCAGCAGGGCCAGATTAGCTAGCAGAGTGATATGACCTCCTATTCCAGGGGAATATGTAATGAACGCTGCAGCAGGGCCAGATTAGCTAGCAGAGTGATATGACCTCCTATTCCAGGGGAATATGTAATGAACGCTGCAGCAGGGCCAGATTAGCTAGCAGAGTGATATGACCCCTATTCCAGGGGAATATGTAATGAACGCTGCAGCAGGGCCAGATTAGCTAGCAGAGTGATATGACCCCTATTCTAGGGGAATATGTAATGAACGCTGCAGCAGGGCCAGATTAGCTAGCAGAGTGATATGACCTCCTATTCCAGGGGAATATGTAATGAACGCTACAGCAGGGCCAGATTAGCTAGCAGAGTGATATGGGACCCCATTCCAGGGGAATATGTAATGAACACTGCAGCAGGGCCAGATTAGCTAGCAGAGTGATATGACCTCCTATTCCAGGGGAATATGTAATGAACGCTGCAGCAGGGCCAGATTAGCTAGCAGAGTGATATGACCCCCTAATCCAGGGGAATATGTAATGAACGCTGCAGCAGGGCCAGATTAGCTAGCAGAGTGATATGACCCCCTAATCCAGGGGAATATGTAATGAATGCTGCAGCAGGGCCAGATTAGCTAGCAGAGTGATATGACCTCCTATTCCAGGGGAATATGTAATGAACGCTGCAGCAGGGCCAGATTAGCTAGCAGAGTGATATGACCTCCTATTCCAGGGGAATATGTAATGAACGCTGCAGCAGGGCCAGATTAGCTAGCAGAGTGATATGACCCCTATTCCAGGGGAATATGTAATGAACGCTGCAGCAGGGCCAGATTAGCTAGCAGAGTGATATGACCTCCTATTCCAGGGGAATATGTAATGAATGCTGCAGCAGGGCCAGATTAGCTAGCAGAGTGATATGACCTCCTATTCCAGGGGAATATGTACTGAACGCTGCAGCAGGGCCAGATTAGCTAGGAGAGTGATATGACCTCCTATTCCAGGGGAATATGTAATGAACGCTGCAGCAGGGCCAGATTAGCTAGCAGAGTGATATGACCTCCTATTCCAGGGGAATATGTACTGAACGGTGCAGCAGGGCCAGATTAGCTAGCAGAGTGATATGGGAGCCTATTCCAGGGGAATATGTAATGAACGCTGCAGCAGGGCAAGATTAGCTAGCAGAGTGATATGACCTCCTATTCCAGGGGTATTCAAATATGACCCTATGTGATCCGGACTTCTGCTAGTTTTTTGTTCTACCACATCATTAATTCCACTCACCttgtgtcccaggtctaaatcagtctctgattagaaAGACCAGATTAGAATGTGAAGGGTTTTACaggcctatagggaatatggtatcATTTGAGATGCAGCATTTGCCTGCAGTGCTAGGGATAGTCAGCGCTGTAGGACTCACTGTCAGCGTCTGCAAGGCACAGTGTTGGGGTGTAGATGCTGCGAGGCTTCCTAGGGCCAGTGGACAGGCAGATGGCTCTGCTCCTGCGTGAGCTTGGTCGGGATTGGGGCTGGGG from Salvelinus namaycush isolate Seneca unplaced genomic scaffold, SaNama_1.0 Scaffold3373, whole genome shotgun sequence harbors:
- the LOC120040241 gene encoding rho GTPase-activating protein 42-like; the protein is IFHQAPDPNVPLPQPQSRPSSRRSRAICLSTGPRKPRSIYTPTLCLADADSDTFSSSPGSTPLGSMESLSSHSSEQNSSSKTTATSSHHQPKDKASHPPGLWLGMGQGTSQWLGMGQGTSLEQGNGQGTSLKHGMGQGTSLKQEMGQGTSLGLEMGQGPTLGLRRSPSQLSSNGPGKGSVPSCLSSPESSSREDVETGRTDGESEGDALSLSSTSTTATPRGSIGPKKAPHSQTDLRPVPVTQLTQLNRSAAPSLRSLYISEGKSPTYLFK